ACGCTTGTCCGGCCCCCGTTGAGTGACTCGGGCGGTGAACTCGGTGGTCGCGTCCAGTCCGAGGTGGCTCAGCATCGCACCACCAACAGCTTCGATGAATGCTTCCCGAGTTTGATAAGCCGGGTCAACAGGTATCTGTGCCACACCGAGCCGTTGCCCGATCGAGTACTCACCGTAAGCGACCACCGCAGCAGTACCACCAAGGAACACCACGGCAACCATCGCCAATCCCACGACGACCTTCTTCATGTCGTTACCCTCAGCCGGTCCGACCGGCGTGCAAGGAAGGTGCTGATCGCAACGTCCAACGGCTCGCCACTATCGAAGCGCTCAAAGTCGATGCCCATGCGGCGGCAACGGTGGGCGAGTTCGTCGGTGTGTTCCTGCATCTGCTGGAGGTACGCATCCCGCAGGGCACGCGGTTCGGCCAACAGTTCGCCGGCTTCCTCCAAACCCTCGAACATCGTCACGTCCTCGAACGGAAACTTCACCTCCTGTGGGTCCATGACTTGGAGTGCGAGCACCTCGTGGCCCTTGTGACGGAGCATGCGGAATCCTTTTTGGATCGCGTCGAGGTCGTCGAAGAAGTCGGAGAGCACGACGACGACGCTGCGGCCAGTGAGCTTACCGGTGACTTGTTCGAGTACCTTTCCGATGGCGGTCGGATTCCAACGCGGGATCGCGCCGAGTTCGGTGACGAGTTGCCGCCAGGTGCCGGGCTGGCTGCTGGGTTTGAAGTAACGGGAGACGACTTGATCGAAGATCGCCAGTCCGACACTGTCGCTCTGGCGTGTCGCCATGTAGGCCAAGGTCGCGGCGATGGCGGTGGCGTGGTCGTACTTGGTCCACTCGTCGCCGGGGGCGTCGATCGAGTCGAGACTGCCGAAGTCCATGGATTCAGACGCGTCGACGACGAGGACGAGGCGCAGTTCGGTCTCGGCTTGGAACTGCTTGATGAAGATCTTGTCGGTGCGGCCGAAGACCTTCCAGTCGACGTGCCGGGTGTCGTCCCCGGCGGTGTACTGCCGGTGCTCGGCGAACTCAACGGACGATCCCTTGTAGGGCGAACGGTGCTGGCCGATGCGCAGACCTTCCACCGTCGTCCGCGCCCGGAGTTCAAGGTTGCGAATGCGATTGAGCGTCCGCGGGTCGAGATATTTGTTGGTGGTGGTCACGCTTGATCGTCGTCTTGATGAATCACATAGCCACAGATGTCGTTCTTGAAGAAAATCATTACCTCGGATGCTCGGCGGAACACCAGACGCCCGGACTCTTCGACACGAAGTTGTCCCGGATGGCTCACGGGGATGCATCGGCCGTGATTCAACATCAAGTCGAAGGCGATGAAAGGCTCGCGCTTGAGCAATCGATGCAGGTCGAAATCGCGCCGGGACTGTTGCCGCAGAACCTCATCCAACTCCGAATTTTCACGCCTTGCATCAGGGAAATCTGCAAGTCGAACTGACACGGTCTGTTTTTCACGATTGACACTGTCCACCAAAAGTCGGTGCCGCACCCCGACAACGAAGTTGCCCTGCAAGTCGCGGCTGAGCGATAACGGAATGTTCGGAATCAGCAGCAGTGCAGTACCTCCAACAATGTCAAAATACACGCCATAGTGAGGAACTCCTTTGACCGTTCCATCGATGATCTGTCCTGGTTCGATCTCCATACCTCACGCCGCCGGTTGGTCCCTGAGCATCTTGCCCTGTTGTTTCGCGTCGCCTTCGAACTGTTGCTTGGGGACGTGGGCGATGAGCTTCTCGACGATGACGTCGCTGTCGATGCCTTCGGACTCCGCGGCGAAGTTGGTCACGATGCGGTGACGAAGGACCGGGGCGGCGACGTTGGCGATGTCGTCGGTGCTGACATGGAAGCGCCCTTTCAACAACGCTCGTGCTTTGCCGGCGAGGATCAGGTTCTGACTCGCTCGCGGACCGGCACCCCAGTCGACGAACTCCTCCACGAAGTCCGGCACGCCGCCCTCGCGGCGACGGGTCAGCCGGGTCAGACGCAGTGCGTACTGAATGACGTGGTCCGCGACCGGCACCTTGCGGACGGTGTGCTGGAGTTGGCGGACCTGTTCGCCGTTGAGGATCTGGCCGAGCTTGACCTCGCGGTCCATCGTCGTTCGGCGGACGATCTCCAACTCCTCGGCCTCGGACGGGTAGCCGACCTTGACCATGAACATGAACCGGTCGAGCTGCGCTTCGGGCAGCGGGTAGGTGCCTTCCTGTTCGATCGGGTTCTGCGTGGCCAGGACGAA
The Planctomycetota bacterium DNA segment above includes these coding regions:
- a CDS encoding MoxR family ATPase, with the translated sequence MADENAMQSTDQDTQLPDEELANVEKLQQAYREMKAELGKVIVGQEEVVDDLLLALFCRGHALLVGVPGLAKTLLISTLAQTMGLKFSRIQFTPDLMPSDITGTDVIKTDQATGGREMEFVHGPVFANVLLADEINRTPPKTQAALLEAMQERHVTAGGKTYSLPDPFFVLATQNPIEQEGTYPLPEAQLDRFMFMVKVGYPSEAEELEIVRRTTMDREVKLGQILNGEQVRQLQHTVRKVPVADHVIQYALRLTRLTRRREGGVPDFVEEFVDWGAGPRASQNLILAGKARALLKGRFHVSTDDIANVAAPVLRHRIVTNFAAESEGIDSDVIVEKLIAHVPKQQFEGDAKQQGKMLRDQPAA
- a CDS encoding DUF58 domain-containing protein, whose amino-acid sequence is MTTTNKYLDPRTLNRIRNLELRARTTVEGLRIGQHRSPYKGSSVEFAEHRQYTAGDDTRHVDWKVFGRTDKIFIKQFQAETELRLVLVVDASESMDFGSLDSIDAPGDEWTKYDHATAIAATLAYMATRQSDSVGLAIFDQVVSRYFKPSSQPGTWRQLVTELGAIPRWNPTAIGKVLEQVTGKLTGRSVVVVLSDFFDDLDAIQKGFRMLRHKGHEVLALQVMDPQEVKFPFEDVTMFEGLEEAGELLAEPRALRDAYLQQMQEHTDELAHRCRRMGIDFERFDSGEPLDVAISTFLARRSDRLRVTT